The Osmia bicornis bicornis chromosome 11, iOsmBic2.1, whole genome shotgun sequence genome includes the window gatattattaataattgaacattaatttgaattaaaataaaatcagtGTTTCAATGAGGTGTTGTACTATTAACACAGTGCCAAAGCGCCTGACGAACACGCCAAGCGATTCGACGGCATTCAATAGTAAGTGTCActtgataaattaaattttcattaaatcttttctagaaaaattgttttctgCTTGTTTTTTCACAAACATCACTCCTTTCTTGATTAGTACCATCACTTCCATTGAACTCTGTATATTTACTATTTCAGTTAAACAAATTTGCAGAAGAAGTAGAACATGAAGTGCGAACAACTGTAATTCAAGCAGTTGAAACAGAGCCTGGAAGGTTTGGTAAGATTCTTATAATCACTATCAATTATAAGATATAcagtttgatttttaatttcactatGTGATATTTAGAACTTCGCATTACAAGTGATACAGCTCTAGTGGATAATGTACCCTATATGGATTCAGAGGGACCTGATCAGGTGAAAAGTGATAAACAAGACAATAGTCCATGTTCAAATACTTCTTCAAAAAATAAGGTAAAATAACGATagtgataaaatataaattaaaaataaattttaactttGTAAAAACTTAGAATATTGTTGAAAATCACCAAAACTATgtattaatttatgaaaaaatatatttatgtaGTTTATTCAAACTATTTTGTGCGTGTTCttaataatcaataattatttttaaataactttgGTTCTAAATCTTTTATGAGCACTGAATCAGGTTAAACATTTTATTCAGtattacataatatataatattaatcttACATTGTATTACAATTTATTGCCAACACCTGTAATTAAAAGCAgtcataaataattataaatctaAATAACatacaatatttacaatattacatttcattgctaatttgtttttcatatttcttgaataatttctAGACAGATGCCTAAAGTTGTTATCTACATAAAAATGATGTTCATTCGAAatcatttattgtatttaattatgaCTCTTCAGCTCCTTCCACTTTCATCCTAAAAAAGTGAATAACTCTTTaagaacatttaaaaattaggtTGGTCAAACAAATCTTAATTATGACTTACTTTAATAGAATGTTATTTTAATGATGATGGAATGCATTAGTCCCAATTATGTTTCAACCCGATATAAATGGGTGTTTAAACTTATCACAACAGTTTTGttatgtttttttaaattaaacaggATCACAATAGTTAATACATGTATAGCGTTTGTGGTGCAAATCTAGTAATATATTTAgtttatgaaattattatttgggGAAATAGAGTTataatcaaatataaaattagtTTTATACTAACATGTGTTCAGGATGATTACGAATTTGATCAATTAAATCTGCTGGTCTTAATTGATCAGTACAGATGCGATGTACCGCTGTAAATAAcggaaatttttctaataagtTGTTAGCTTTTAACATTCCATGAACTTCATCAGCTGTAGCTGGTCCTTGTAATTTTTGACCACCTAGAAGTTCTTCCTCAAGTTGTCTGATGGTCTGTTAAAAATAGatacaaatatattttactaTGTCGCtaattttgagaaaatgaaaattaatgcattaatgaatataatttatactttGCCACTTTTAACATATTGTTCACAAACTCTGCGGTTCCTTCCACCGTAACAAGTGGTTATTAAATCAGCTATACCACAACTTTCAAAGAACGTTGAAAGTTTGGAACCTTTATAAAATGTATCTATGAACCTAACCATTTCCATTAGGCCTAATCTGATAACAGCTGCTTTTGTATTATCGCCTAATCCCATACCATCTACAAAGCCAGCAGCACATGCTACAATATTCTGAAACATACATTATAGgtattaaatacaaaataatccaaaattcattttatgtaATAATATCTAAGTATATGTACCTTTAAAGCTCCGCATACTTCAACTGCTTCGCAGTCATCAACAACCACAACTCTAAAATTGGGAGTTTGAATAAGGTCTCTCAGTAATGGTGCCAGTCGTTTATCTCTGCAGCCTATAACAGCAAGAAACAATTATAACGAATTATggatatattaaaatttgccAGTACATACATCTAAGGATTTTTTGCTGAGTTTAGTTAGTATCTACACTGCAGGtaataatatatgaattaatacatttattaaagtatGTTCTACAAATGATTAACAGTTACCAATAGTGGTTTCacagaatttttcttcagcaacttCATTAGCCAAGTTGGCGCCCATCAAGACATAACATTGAATTCTTAAATTTTGTTCAATGATTTTAGAAATCAGCTGAATGTTTGATCCATCACCTCGATCAAAACCCTTCGTGAAAAATCAGGAATATTTGGATCAAAATGATGATCATCAAATAAATCTAGTCTAATAATTAATACCTTAATTAGGGATAGACCAACAGCAGTTGGtttaattttatctaataAAGTTGCGCATAGAGTTCGTATAAATTGATGAGGTATTACAAAAATAAGGATATCTGCATCTTTTGCAGCTTCGACAACGTCCGGAATGGCAACCTGAAAGGTACATGTGGAGTAAATTATAGAgttcatttattatataagAATTACATCATTTATTCTGATAACATTCTTTTTGATTTTCCAAGTCGCATATACTAGTGCAATTTCCTTGTACATACATCTGTCAAACAAATGAATCAtcattgttgaaaatatatgcaacattGTTGCATATATTTGCATATTTGAATATGTATGAGTGATTGCATAGGCATCAACAATCTAGAATTAATAGATTTTGTAAATACAACTTTAAAAGCTGCTTTCTTCCTTTCAATGTggaaaattatcaataaaaaagATCTCTGTCAAATACTTTTTATTctcaaaattatacatatatcacTGATTCAACCCCTATCAAGTAAAAACTGGATTAAAAGTAatcaatttgtaattttaccTATAATTGTGCAACTTGTAATTTAAATACGTAGATTATtttttgaatgaaataaatcaagaGCTTATCAGCTTTACAG containing:
- the LOC114873950 gene encoding complex III assembly factor LYRM7: MGDILRREVLHVFKKLHRTRMNTFKGDEHALKVIRDKINEEYKKYKHVTNSAAIEELNKFAEEVEHEVRTTVIQAVETEPGRFELRITSDTALVDNVPYMDSEGPDQVKSDKQDNSPCSNTSSKNKVK
- the LOC114873947 gene encoding glycerol-3-phosphate dehydrogenase [NAD(+)], cytoplasmic-like; the encoded protein is MSAPAKKRICIVGSGNWGSAIAKIVGANVVKYNNKFETRVTMYVYEEIVNSQKLTDIINQLHENVKYLPGHKLPENIVAIPDVVEAAKDADILIFVIPHQFIRTLCATLLDKIKPTAVGLSLIKGFDRGDGSNIQLISKIIEQNLRIQCYVLMGANLANEVAEEKFCETTIGCRDKRLAPLLRDLIQTPNFRVVVVDDCEAVEVCGALKNIVACAAGFVDGMGLGDNTKAAVIRLGLMEMVRFIDTFYKGSKLSTFFESCGIADLITTCYGGRNRRVCEQYVKSGKTIRQLEEELLGGQKLQGPATADEVHGMLKANNLLEKFPLFTAVHRICTDQLRPADLIDQIRNHPEHMMKVEGAEES